The genomic segment ATCCCTATCCGCCTCTTGTATCATCTACTTcagaaaaaatttacctCCTTTAATTCCTCATCTGTTATTTGTTCTCCCAATTCCTTAGCCACGCGTTTCAAATTCTTATTTATGTGTTTTGTTACCTTAAAAGATATTTTCCCTGTGTTATCCGCGTCGAAGAGTTTAAAAGCCTTTTTCATTTCCTCAAGAGGATCGCGATCTAGCTGAGTGACTCGCAACATTACTATTTTAGCTGACATCAGATCGTAGAAATCCTGATATTCAATTGTGCAACTCCCATCTTTATCCACATCTGCCAGCATATTCCTAAGCTGCGTAATCAATGTGATACCTCATCTTTAGGCGGATCAAAACCTAGGGCTTTCATTGCAACCCTTAACTCTCTAGAGTCAATACGACCAGATCCCGTAGTATCGAAGAGCTCAAATGCCTCTTTAATTTCCAATTTCTGATCCTCAGTGAGGTCGCGACGCTTTCTTATAGGTATTGTACGGGGAACCGCTAAGGGACGTCTCATGTTGCGTGTATTTGTTGCGTGTATTTGTTGCgtgtatttatatagtttttatttaatttacaaattaaatattgcCTATGAAGGcgattaattataaattataaggTGAGAAATTTCAACATCACATAAGCGTGTGTGGTGCGGTgctat from the Babesia microti strain RI chromosome I, complete genome genome contains:
- a CDS encoding EF hand (overlaps_old_locusTagID:BBM_I02475); this translates as MRRPLAVPRTIPIRKRRDLTEDQKLEIKEAFELFDTTGSGRIDSRELRVAMKALGFDPPKDELRNMLADVDKDGSCTIEYQDFYDLMSAKILDRDPLEEMKKAFKLFDADNTGKISFKNLKRVAKELGEQITDEELKEMIQEADRDGDGEINEEEFIRIMRKSNLF